GCCCGCACCGCCGGGCTGGCCCTGCCGCTGGGCGCGCGGGCGGCCTGGGCGGAGACGGCGGACGTCTCCGACGAGAGCGCCATGGAGAAGCTGGCCGAGAAGGTCGCCGCCGAGTACGGCGTGGTGGACGTCCTGGTGAACAACGCGGGAATCGGCCTGTCCGGCTCGTTCTTCGACCACACCGCGGAGGACTGGAGAAGGGTCCTCGACGTCAATCTGTGGGGGGTGATCCACGGCTGCCGGCTCTTCGGGAAGCAGATGGCCGAGCGCGGCCAGGGCGGCCACATCGTCAACATCTCGTCGGCGGCCGGCTACCAGCCGTCGCGGGCGCTGCCCGCCTACAGCACGTCCAAGGCCGCGGTGCTGATGCTCAGCGAGTGCCTGCGCGCGGAACTGGCCGGGCAGGGGATCGGGGTCACGGCGATCTGCCCCGGCTTCGTCAACACCGACATCACGTCCACGACACACTTCGCCGGCGTCGACGCGGAGGAGGAGAAGCGCCGCCAGAAGCGCACGTCCCGGCTGTACGGACTGCGGAACTACCCGCCGGAGAAGGTCGCCGACGCGATCCTGCGCGCGGTCGTACGGGACGCGGCGGTGGTGCCGGTGACCCCGGAGGCGCGCCTCTTCCACGCTCTGTCCCGCTTCAGTCCCCGCACCCTGCGCAGGCTGGCACGGGTGCGGCCACGTCTGTGAGACCTGCCCGGCGCGTTGCCGGGCAGGTCCGGGACGGGTGAAATCCCCTGCCCCGGCCGTCAGTTGTCCACAGAAACCTTAATCTGCCTGTGGATAACTCCACTTGGCTGTGGATCAAACCTGCTCGGCGAAAAAGTTCAGCGGGAGGCTCGTCTCTCGCGGCAGGCTGGTGGCATGGACGAACAACGCACCGTGAAGGTGTCGAAGTACCTCTCCCGGCATCTGCGCCACCAGCCCGAGAGGATCGGGCTCACGCTCGACGAGGCCGGCTGGGTCGGCATCGAGGCCCTGATCGCGGCGGCGGCCGGCCATCGCTTCCGGTTCACCCGTGAGGAGCTGGACCATGTGGTCGCCACCAACGACAAGCGGCGCTTCGAGATCCGGGGCGACCGCATCCGGGCCAGCCAGGGGCACAGCGTCGACGTGGACCTCGGGCTGCCGCCGGCGACCCCGCCACAGTACCTCTTCCACGGGACGGTGGCCCGCGCCCTCGACGCCATTCGCGCCGAGGGGCTGCGGCCCATGAACCGGCACGACGTGCATCTCTCGCCCGACCGGGAGACCGCGACCCGCGTGGGTGCCCGCCGCGGACGGCCGGTCGTGCTCTCCGTGGACGCCGCCGCGATGCACCGCGACGGCCATGTCTTCCGGGTCAGTGCCAACGGCGTGTGGCTGACGCAGGCCGTACCGCCGCGATACCTGCGGTTCGGCTCGGGTCACTGACCCGGTCCGGCATGATCGTGGGTATGGACCGTCATCTCGCCACGACCGAAGCCGCCGTCACCGCCTGTCGTGACCTCGCCGCCGCCTACGCACGCGAGATCGAGGTGACCCACGACATCGGCGCCGACCAGACCTCCCGGCGCAGCTCCGCGGGGGTCGGCGTCGCCACCGATCCGGACGGTTCGCTGCCGCACGAGGCGTTCGTCGAGTTCGGCGGGCTGCCCCGGCTGACCGTGCAGCTCTATCCGGAGGACGACGCCCTGATCACCGTCGAGGGCATCCGGTTCCACGACGTGCCCCGCGACGACGTCCCCGCGTTCCTGCGCTCCGTCCTGGAGGGCACCGCGTTCGTCAAAGCGCGGCGTTTCCCGCCCGGCTACCGCCTGGTCGTCCCCCTGCCCGGCGACCGCACGTACAAGGAGCTGGTCCCGATGATCGGTCTCACCTCGTGGCTGAGCCGCCACGTGCGGTGACTCGTTTCACGTGAAACACCCGGGGCCCTAGGCTCGGTGTCATGAGTCTGCGCCTGAGCGCCGTCATCCTCCCGTACCGCCGCTGGCACGAGGGCGGCCGCGCGGCGTGGACCCGCGCCGAGCAGCTCGGATTCCACACCGGCTACACCTACGACCATCTGTCCTGGCGCACCTTCCGGGACGGCCCGTGGTTCGGTGCGGTGCCGACTCTGACCGCCGCGGCGACCGCGACCGAGCGCATGCGCCTGGGGACCCTGGTGACCTCGGTCAAGCCTTGCTCACACATCTCGTAGTGGCCGGCTGCGGAGCAGTTCGCCGAGCCGGTCCCCGATGACGGAGACTCCGGGGCGCTGCTCGGTCTCGACGTACCAGGGCTTGCGTCGGCGCAGGAGCGCGTTGCCATGCCTGTTCCAGGTGAAGTCGGGCTGCCGCAGGAGTCTGCGGAACACCGTGTCGACGGTTTTCGGGTGTGCGGCGGCCAGTCGGCGGATCGGCAGCGGCGTGATCGAGTCCTCGCGCAGGTACGTGCGGAGCAGGTCCTGATGGTGTTTGCGGCCCGGAAGGTCGGGGTTCGCGAAGAGGTCCCGCAACGATCCGTAGTCCGCGTAGAAGTTGAGTCCATCGACCTGGTCGTAAATGACGCCGACAGTTCCCGCCTGCGCCAGTTCGGGTGACAGCGTGAAGAGAGACGAGTTCGAGGCGGTGTGCTGCCGATGGCGGTAGTAGGCATTGAGCCGGTCCTCGGTTTCCTCGGGCGTGAGGATCAGCTCATCGCTGCCGAAGAACTCGACGAAGGCGGCTCGGTCCTCACGCATCGAGTGCCATCCCTGCTCGATTTTCTCCGGGTTGCGGAAGACGAGGTCGGGTCGGCTGATGGCCAGGTCAAGGGTCGCAGCGGCGATCTCCGGCGCGGCGGTGCGAGGGTAGGAGGACATCACACCGGAGAAGAGCCACGCGTCGGGCACTGGTGCCAGTGCTACCAGTCGGGCGCTGAGGAAGCCTCCCTTCTTGACCGCGTGGAGGGCCGTGTGCCCGGCGTTGGTGTAGGCGCGGTACTCGAGGTCGTCCAGCAGATTGAGCAGGAGCAGGGAATCGCCGTGCTTGCTCCTCACCTCGAAGAGCCCTTCCACGGGGTCACGCCAGGCCAGGACCATCTGCCGGTCGGCATCGGTCAGGGTCGTCCGCCGGGCGACGAAGCGGTCGGCGACCGTCTTGCCGTCCGGAAGCCGGTACTGCAGCAGGAAGTGGTCGATGACGTTGGTCGCGCTCGCCTCGTCCCATACGCCTCCGGGACCGGAGGCTTCCAACAGGAGTGGGTCGAGGAACCGTTCGAAGGCGCGGCTCTCTCCGAACGCCACGAGCTCTTCCTTCAGTTCGGCACTACGGCGCAGGGCCTGTGCGAGGCCTGTAGCGGTGTTCATGGCGTGCTCCGGCGGACTTCGGGTCTCGTCCGCTTTCTCTGCGTCAGGAACCGGACCAGCGCCGGTACGCATCGATCCAATGCGTTCCCTCCGGGGGTGGCTGCGGCAGGGGCAGTTCCGCCAGGCCGATGGCCTGCTGGAGTCCATTCCGCACGCAGTGGGCGACCAAGCGGGAGTCGTTCGTGAGGCCGATTTTCACCACGTTCACGTCGACCCCCAGAACGGTCGTGGTGAACGGGACGGCCAAGTGCTCATCGATGACTGACAGGAAGGCGCTGATCGCCTCGACCTCGTCGTACGTGTCGACGATCGCTTCTTCGATCAGCACGTCCAGTTCGCGGCCACTCCTCTTCTTCACGTTGCCAGGTTAGCGAGCCTGTGCGCGCTCGATCGCCCGCCTCTACGAGACCGCCGGGACGATCGTGCTTCGCAGCCGGCGCGCTTTCCGGCGCTCGTAGAATCGTCCCCATGCGTCTGAGCACTGTCATTCTGCCGATCTACCGCTGGGCCGAAGGCCGGAGGGTGTGGGAGGGCGCCGAGGAACTCGGCTTCCACGCGGCCTACACCTACGACCACCTGTCGTGGCGGTCGTTCCGGGACGGGCCGTGGTTCGGGGCGATCCCGACGCTGACGGCAGCGGCCGCGGTGACGCGGAGGATGCGATTGGGCACCCTCGTGACCTCGCCGAACTTCCGGCACCCGGTCACCCTCGCCAAGGAACTGATCTCGCTCGACGACATCTCCGGCGGCCGGGTCACGCTGGGCATCGGGGCGGGCGGCACCGGCTTCGACGCCACCGCGCTCGGACAGGAGCCCTGGACACCGCGAGAGCGCGCCGACCGGCTGGCCGAGTTCGTGCCGCTGCTGGACCGGCTGCTGACCGAGGACACGGTGTCGTACGAGGGCGACTTCTACTCGGCGCACGAGGCGCGCAACATCCCCGGCTGTGCGCAGCGGCCCCGGCTGCCGTTCGCCGTGGCCGCCACGGGTCCGCGCGGGCTGCGGCTCGCGGCGCGGTACGGGCAGGGGTGGGTGACCACCGGCGATCCCACGCTGTACGAGGAGGGCACGCCGGAGCAGTCCGTCCAGGCGCTGCGTGGCCAGATGGAGAAGCTCGGTGCCGCGTGCGAGGCGCTTGGACGGGACGTGAGCGGTCTGGACAAGATCCTGCTCACCGGATTCACCCCGGACCGGGGGCGTCCTCTGGAGTCCCTGGACGCCTTCGTCGACTTCGCGGGGCGGCATCAGGAGCTGGGGTTCACCGAGATCGTCCTCCACTGGCCGATCCCGGACTCCGATTTCGCCGCGGACGAGAAGGTCTTCGAGCAGATCGCCACGGGCGCCCCCGCTCAGCTGGCGTGACCGGAGCCCGTTCAGCCCGGCGTGACCGAAGCGACGTCTCACCTGTGCGCAGACCCGCACGATCGTGCGGGGCGATACGGGACAATGAGGCGGTGACCTCAGCGACGCGACAGCCCGAGCCCCCGGCCTCCTCCCAGCTCTCGACCTCGCTCGCGCGGGAAGAGGCCCCCGCCGTCCCCCCGCGGCTGATCGCAACCGATCTTGACGGAACGTTGCTGCACGACGACAAGTCGGTCTCCCCGCGCACGGTCGCCGCCCTCGCCGCCGCCGAGGAGGCCGGTATCGAGGTCTTCTTCGTCACCGGCCGCCCGGCCCGCTGGATGGATGTCGTCAGCGAGCATGTGCACGGCCACGGCCTGGCGATCTGCGGCAACGGCGCGGCCGTGGTCGACCTGCACGGCGGGCCGGGCGCCCACCGTTTCGTCAAGGTGCGGGACCTCGCCCGGGAGAACGCGCTGGAGACCGTGCGGCTGCTGCGCGACGCGGCGCCCGGCACCGCGTACGCGATCGAGCAGACATACGGTTTCCATCAGGAGCCGGACTATCCGAAGCTGCACATGGAGGCGCCGGACACCCTGGCGCCCGCCGAGGAACTGCTGGCGCCCGACGGCGCCGCCGCCCGGTACCCGATCCTGAAGATCCTCGCCTCGCACCCGACG
The sequence above is drawn from the Streptomyces sp. SAT1 genome and encodes:
- a CDS encoding Cof-type HAD-IIB family hydrolase, with the protein product MTSATRQPEPPASSQLSTSLAREEAPAVPPRLIATDLDGTLLHDDKSVSPRTVAALAAAEEAGIEVFFVTGRPARWMDVVSEHVHGHGLAICGNGAAVVDLHGGPGAHRFVKVRDLARENALETVRLLRDAAPGTAYAIEQTYGFHQEPDYPKLHMEAPDTLAPAEELLAPDGAAARYPILKILASHPTIDPDAFLTAARLAVGDRATVTRSSPSALLEISGPGVSKASTLALCCADRGISHEEVVAFGDMPNDIEMLTWAGRSYAMGNAHPDAVAAATGRTAANNDDGVALVIERILAERR
- a CDS encoding LLM class flavin-dependent oxidoreductase is translated as MRLSTVILPIYRWAEGRRVWEGAEELGFHAAYTYDHLSWRSFRDGPWFGAIPTLTAAAAVTRRMRLGTLVTSPNFRHPVTLAKELISLDDISGGRVTLGIGAGGTGFDATALGQEPWTPRERADRLAEFVPLLDRLLTEDTVSYEGDFYSAHEARNIPGCAQRPRLPFAVAATGPRGLRLAARYGQGWVTTGDPTLYEEGTPEQSVQALRGQMEKLGAACEALGRDVSGLDKILLTGFTPDRGRPLESLDAFVDFAGRHQELGFTEIVLHWPIPDSDFAADEKVFEQIATGAPAQLA
- a CDS encoding LLM class flavin-dependent oxidoreductase, translating into MSLRLSAVILPYRRWHEGGRAAWTRAEQLGFHTGYTYDHLSWRTFRDGPWFGAVPTLTAAATATERMRLGTLVTSVKPCSHIS
- a CDS encoding RNA 2'-phosphotransferase, with product MDEQRTVKVSKYLSRHLRHQPERIGLTLDEAGWVGIEALIAAAAGHRFRFTREELDHVVATNDKRRFEIRGDRIRASQGHSVDVDLGLPPATPPQYLFHGTVARALDAIRAEGLRPMNRHDVHLSPDRETATRVGARRGRPVVLSVDAAAMHRDGHVFRVSANGVWLTQAVPPRYLRFGSGH